Proteins from one Alysiella filiformis genomic window:
- a CDS encoding AAA family ATPase: MIITRLKIDNLYGFQDFELDLTYPRKQPQSFVDYEYLEDVPSFKFKRVCILMGTNASGKTSLGKVIWGIQTYINRNLSRLPIQLYEAICDKRKSAQIEIEFVIPDLNIFQYIFIEFKEQEITNKKEYQIKLLPNDTNLTVQKRLKQKKSEPIDLNNSSNDILSLLNQTQMTKTFTAPFSYKFVKNDNNRFQLGSTLNSNNLNKLLPILQTFDTTIVDVSPLITEKKDGESIFEGYTVFFENGDTVKVTDDGETFTEREKNRFSKGTYDVLSVADFILRILKNVNTSSSATYFLDEKLASSHSELEMTILNLIIQKLNKHSQFFYTTHNYDVLDLNLPAHSFVFLHKENGYCQAEQPEKLGFSKNDRKLKGYVRNNYFRTVPSTHLLDELMWGEDDE, translated from the coding sequence ATGATTATTACCCGTTTAAAAATTGACAATCTTTATGGATTTCAAGATTTTGAGTTGGATTTGACTTATCCACGCAAACAGCCACAATCGTTTGTGGATTATGAATATTTGGAAGATGTACCGAGCTTTAAATTTAAGCGCGTGTGTATTTTAATGGGGACAAATGCGAGTGGAAAAACTTCGTTGGGAAAAGTGATTTGGGGTATTCAAACCTATATCAATAGAAATTTATCTAGATTGCCAATACAACTCTATGAAGCTATTTGTGATAAGAGAAAATCAGCTCAAATTGAAATAGAATTTGTGATTCCTGATTTAAATATTTTTCAATACATTTTTATTGAATTTAAGGAACAAGAAATCACTAATAAAAAAGAATATCAAATTAAATTACTGCCTAATGATACCAATTTGACAGTACAAAAACGACTAAAGCAAAAAAAATCCGAACCAATTGATTTAAACAATTCTTCAAATGATATATTATCGCTTTTAAACCAAACTCAAATGACTAAAACATTTACTGCTCCTTTTTCTTATAAATTTGTAAAAAATGATAATAATCGTTTCCAATTAGGGAGTACATTAAACAGTAATAATTTAAATAAATTACTACCCATTTTACAAACATTTGATACTACAATTGTAGATGTTAGTCCACTAATAACGGAAAAAAAAGATGGGGAGAGCATTTTTGAGGGCTATACTGTTTTCTTTGAAAATGGTGATACAGTTAAAGTAACTGATGATGGAGAAACATTTACTGAAAGAGAAAAAAATCGCTTTTCTAAAGGGACTTATGATGTATTAAGTGTTGCGGATTTTATTTTGCGAATTTTAAAAAATGTGAATACTTCCAGCAGTGCAACTTATTTCCTAGACGAGAAACTCGCGTCCAGCCATTCCGAATTGGAAATGACAATTTTGAATTTGATTATTCAAAAACTCAATAAACATTCGCAATTTTTCTATACCACGCACAATTATGATGTGCTGGATTTGAATTTGCCCGCACACAGTTTTGTGTTTTTACATAAGGAAAATGGTTATTGCCAAGCCGAGCAGCCTGAAAAATTGGGTTTCTCAAAAAATGATAGAAAATTAAAAGGTTATGTTCGCAATAATTATTTCCGTACTGTGCCATCTACGCATTTGTTGGATGAATTGATGTGGGGGGAAGATGATGAATAA
- the cysG gene encoding siroheme synthase CysG: MDYLPLFFNLRDKPVLVVGGGDVATRKIALLRQAQARVLVVAHTLCDEIQQQVQENQLIWLAKEFDENQLDNAYFTIAATNDPTLNQRIFQAASQKNRPVNSVDDLAHCDMIFPSIIDRSPVQIAISSSGVSPVLIRLLREKLESLLPQHISVMAQIAQKWRNPVKKQLSHITQRRYFWESLFNHTDFQRLCEQQQIEQAHDFVEQHLHHHQPISGSVSLVGAGSGDAGLLTIKGLQRIQEADVVLYDALVSQDVLNLVRRDAEQIYVGKRAKHHHLKQNEINDLMLKLAQEGKRVVRLKGGDPFVFGRGGEELSVLKQAGIPFDVVPAVTAATSATAYAGIPLTHRDFSQSVTLITGCNQAEQTPESWRFLAQANQTIVVYMGAMKAFELQEQLLQHGKNPDTPVAIINKGTLPEQSVHIGTLKHLSELAKLAQSPSLMVIGETVSLHEELRWFGEYRLPQRERILQAA, from the coding sequence ATGGACTACCTGCCCTTATTTTTCAATTTGCGCGACAAACCCGTTTTGGTGGTGGGGGGTGGCGATGTTGCCACGCGCAAAATCGCGCTGTTGCGTCAAGCCCAAGCGCGTGTTTTGGTGGTGGCACACACTTTGTGCGATGAAATTCAACAGCAGGTTCAAGAAAATCAACTCATTTGGCTTGCCAAAGAATTTGATGAAAATCAACTGGATAATGCCTATTTTACCATCGCCGCCACCAATGACCCCACGCTCAATCAACGCATTTTTCAGGCAGCCAGCCAAAAAAATCGCCCCGTAAACAGCGTAGATGATTTGGCGCATTGCGACATGATTTTTCCGTCCATTATTGACCGCAGCCCCGTGCAAATTGCCATTTCCAGCTCGGGCGTGTCGCCTGTTTTGATTCGCTTGTTGCGCGAAAAACTGGAAAGCCTGTTGCCCCAACACATTTCCGTTATGGCACAAATCGCGCAAAAATGGCGAAATCCCGTTAAAAAACAACTGTCTCATATCACACAACGCCGTTATTTTTGGGAAAGCCTGTTCAATCACACCGATTTTCAGCGTTTGTGCGAACAGCAACAAATTGAACAAGCCCATGATTTTGTTGAACAACATTTGCACCATCATCAACCCATTTCAGGCAGCGTTTCTTTGGTTGGGGCGGGTTCGGGCGATGCAGGTCTTTTAACAATCAAAGGCTTACAACGCATTCAAGAAGCCGATGTCGTTTTGTACGATGCCCTTGTTTCACAAGATGTGTTGAATTTGGTTCGCCGCGATGCCGAGCAAATTTATGTGGGCAAACGCGCCAAACATCATCATTTAAAACAAAATGAAATCAATGATTTAATGCTTAAACTGGCACAAGAAGGCAAGCGTGTGGTGCGGCTCAAAGGGGGCGACCCTTTTGTGTTTGGGCGCGGTGGCGAAGAATTAAGCGTTTTAAAACAAGCAGGTATTCCGTTTGACGTGGTGCCAGCCGTTACCGCCGCAACCTCAGCCACCGCCTACGCAGGTATCCCATTGACACACCGCGATTTTTCGCAATCGGTAACGCTGATTACAGGCTGCAACCAAGCCGAACAAACCCCCGAATCGTGGCGATTTTTGGCACAAGCCAACCAAACCATCGTTGTGTACATGGGTGCAATGAAAGCCTTTGAATTACAAGAACAATTATTGCAACACGGCAAAAATCCCGACACGCCAGTCGCCATCATCAACAAAGGCACGCTGCCTGAACAAAGCGTTCACATTGGTACGCTTAAACATTTGTCTGAATTGGCAAAGTTGGCACAAAGCCCATCTTTGATGGTCATTGGCGAAACGGTGTCTTTGCACGAAGAATTGCGTTGGTTTGGCGAATACCGTTTGCCACAACGCGAACGGATTTTGCAGGCTGCCTGA
- a CDS encoding sulfate ABC transporter substrate-binding protein codes for MIFKNKTLFAVLGLGFALAACGGGSKAQNNPPEQGAAPIQAANATQILNVSYDVMRDFYKEFNPLFIKNYQAQGKQVDIQQSHGGSSKQALSVANGLKADVVTMNQSSDIELLEKKGLVSKDWQQKLPNHAVPFTSTTVFLVRKGNPKNIKNWADLTQPDVKLVIANPKTSGNGRYTFLAAYGYALKENANNHDAAKVFTQKLFANAVVLEAGGRGATTSFIERKMGDALITFENEANLAAQTFGKGEFEIIYPSYSIAMESPVAVVNGVADKKGTAQIAHDYLAHLWSDEAQELAAKLYLRPSKAEILAKHAARFPKVETFRANDVFGSWDEIMKTHFADGGVFDQINKR; via the coding sequence ATGATTTTTAAAAATAAAACTTTATTTGCCGTTTTGGGTTTGGGTTTTGCGCTGGCAGCCTGCGGTGGTGGCAGCAAGGCGCAAAACAATCCACCAGAGCAAGGTGCCGCCCCCATTCAGGCAGCCAACGCCACGCAAATTTTGAATGTGTCTTACGATGTGATGCGTGATTTTTATAAAGAATTTAACCCATTGTTTATCAAGAATTATCAGGCGCAAGGCAAACAGGTGGACATTCAACAATCGCATGGCGGTTCAAGTAAGCAGGCTTTGTCGGTGGCAAATGGTTTGAAAGCCGATGTGGTTACGATGAACCAATCGTCTGATATTGAATTGTTGGAGAAAAAAGGTTTGGTTTCAAAAGATTGGCAACAAAAATTGCCGAATCATGCCGTACCGTTTACCAGCACCACCGTGTTTTTGGTTCGCAAAGGCAATCCGAAAAACATCAAAAATTGGGCAGATTTGACCCAGCCTGATGTGAAACTGGTCATTGCCAACCCCAAAACTTCGGGCAATGGTCGCTACACTTTCTTGGCGGCTTACGGCTATGCCTTGAAAGAAAACGCGAATAATCACGATGCCGCCAAAGTGTTCACGCAAAAATTGTTTGCCAATGCTGTCGTTTTGGAAGCGGGCGGACGCGGCGCAACCACATCTTTCATTGAACGCAAAATGGGCGATGCGCTGATTACCTTTGAAAATGAAGCGAATTTAGCCGCGCAAACTTTTGGTAAAGGCGAATTTGAAATCATTTATCCCAGCTATTCCATTGCGATGGAAAGCCCAGTTGCCGTTGTGAATGGCGTGGCTGATAAAAAAGGCACGGCGCAAATTGCCCACGATTATTTGGCGCATTTGTGGAGCGATGAAGCACAAGAATTGGCAGCAAAATTGTATTTGCGCCCCAGCAAGGCGGAAATTTTGGCAAAACACGCAGCGCGTTTTCCGAAAGTGGAAACGTTCCGCGCCAATGATGTGTTTGGTTCTTGGGATGAGATAATGAAAACGCATTTTGCCGATGGCGGTGTGTTTGACCAAATCAATAAGCGTTGA
- a CDS encoding META domain-containing protein, with amino-acid sequence MKKLTHFLIILMLGACAPTQSAPNLSLDGTHWQFVKLIHAHDKNLHHLTPRTRIVFSVKDGGIGIDAGCNATGMEKFQFDEKNQTIEPTDKLTATSTLMYCGTTSDLEMALSHFFSKGNHYEFKDNFLIISDKTGQIIQFKQIK; translated from the coding sequence ATGAAAAAATTAACTCACTTCTTGATAATTTTAATGCTTGGTGCATGTGCGCCAACCCAGTCAGCCCCCAATCTCTCATTGGACGGCACACATTGGCAATTTGTGAAACTGATTCACGCCCACGATAAAAATCTACATCATCTTACGCCACGCACACGAATTGTTTTTTCGGTCAAAGACGGTGGCATTGGGATTGATGCAGGCTGCAATGCAACGGGTATGGAAAAATTTCAATTTGATGAAAAAAATCAAACCATTGAACCTACTGACAAACTCACTGCCACTTCAACATTGATGTATTGTGGTACGACAAGTGATTTGGAAATGGCTTTATCGCACTTTTTCAGTAAAGGCAATCACTATGAATTTAAAGATAATTTTTTAATTATTTCTGATAAAACAGGACAAATCATTCAATTTAAACAAATTAAGTAA
- the cysT gene encoding sulfate ABC transporter permease subunit CysT, translating to MKLLKQYSVLPAFGLSLGISILALSLMVFLPLAMLLYTVSDMGWQAFWHTVGDERTLFAMTLTLKMSLYATLTNVFFGTLVAWVLVRYDFWGKSVVNALVDLPFALPTAVMGVALASLYAPNGLIGQYVPFKIAFTPIGIWIALIVVSLPFVVRAVQPVLAELSPEYEEAAATLGAGRGVVFRRVLLPEILPAVVMGAGMAFARATGEYGSVIFIAGNIPMESEILPLIIAGKFELFDIQGASAVALMMLMISFLILFALNIWQWRLNRRVGG from the coding sequence ATGAAATTACTAAAACAATACAGCGTCTTACCTGCTTTTGGATTGAGCTTGGGCATCAGCATTTTGGCTTTATCGTTGATGGTGTTTTTGCCGCTTGCGATGTTGCTTTACACCGTTTCGGACATGGGTTGGCAGGCGTTTTGGCACACGGTGGGCGATGAACGCACCCTGTTTGCCATGACTTTGACGCTGAAAATGTCGCTGTATGCCACGCTGACCAATGTGTTTTTTGGTACTTTGGTGGCGTGGGTGTTGGTGCGTTATGATTTTTGGGGCAAAAGTGTGGTGAATGCGCTGGTGGATTTGCCCTTTGCCTTGCCCACTGCCGTTATGGGGGTGGCATTGGCGAGTTTGTACGCGCCCAATGGTTTGATTGGGCAGTATGTTCCTTTCAAAATTGCCTTTACCCCCATTGGGATTTGGATTGCGCTGATTGTGGTGAGTTTGCCCTTTGTGGTGCGTGCGGTGCAACCTGTGTTGGCAGAATTGTCGCCCGAATACGAAGAGGCGGCTGCCACTTTGGGAGCTGGGCGTGGGGTGGTGTTTCGCAGGGTGTTGCTGCCTGAAATTTTGCCTGCTGTGGTCATGGGTGCGGGCATGGCGTTTGCGCGGGCAACGGGCGAATACGGTTCGGTGATTTTCATCGCAGGCAATATTCCGATGGAATCGGAAATTTTGCCCCTGATTATTGCGGGCAAATTTGAGTTGTTTGACATTCAAGGGGCGAGCGCGGTGGCATTGATGATGCTCATGATTTCATTTTTGATTTTGTTTGCGTTGAACATTTGGCAATGGCGATTGAATCGGCGTGTGGGTGGCTGA
- the cysW gene encoding sulfate ABC transporter permease subunit CysW, producing MDNQHLTEPPYLRCVLIAVALLFLAMMLLVPLLSVFYYALEGGWRLYLAALTDPEALHALKLTLTIAAIVVPLNVILGMAMAWLLTRFDFYGKQWLSTLLDLPFSVSPVVAGLMFVLLFGANSAMGGWLESHNIQIVFALPSMILATLFVTFPFVAKSLIPIMQTQGSSEEQAALILGANAWQMFWRVTLPNVKWALLYGIILTNARAMGEFGAVSMVSGHIRGQTNTLPLQVEILYNEYQFTAAFALSSVLAFLALLTLLLQNFLDWRQRKALAMAARETHQ from the coding sequence ATGGACAACCAACATTTAACCGAACCCCCTTATTTGCGCTGTGTTCTGATTGCGGTGGCATTGCTTTTTTTGGCGATGATGTTGCTGGTGCCATTGCTGTCGGTGTTTTATTATGCGCTGGAAGGTGGCTGGCGGCTCTATCTTGCCGCGCTGACTGACCCTGAAGCCTTGCACGCGCTGAAATTAACGCTGACCATTGCGGCAATTGTTGTGCCATTGAATGTGATTTTGGGTATGGCAATGGCGTGGCTGCTGACCCGTTTTGATTTTTATGGTAAACAATGGCTGAGTACCTTATTGGATTTGCCATTTTCCGTATCGCCTGTGGTGGCGGGTTTGATGTTTGTGTTGCTGTTTGGCGCAAATTCGGCAATGGGTGGCTGGCTGGAATCGCACAACATACAGATTGTGTTTGCATTGCCCAGCATGATTTTGGCAACTTTGTTTGTTACCTTTCCCTTTGTTGCCAAGTCATTGATTCCCATCATGCAAACGCAGGGCAGCAGCGAAGAACAGGCAGCCTTAATCTTGGGTGCGAATGCGTGGCAGATGTTTTGGCGCGTTACTTTGCCCAATGTGAAATGGGCGTTGCTGTATGGCATCATTTTGACCAATGCGCGGGCGATGGGCGAATTTGGCGCGGTGAGCATGGTGTCGGGGCATATTCGCGGTCAAACCAACACTTTACCTTTGCAAGTGGAAATTTTGTACAACGAATACCAGTTTACGGCGGCATTTGCCTTGTCCAGTGTGTTGGCGTTTTTGGCTTTGCTGACTTTGCTGTTGCAAAATTTTTTGGATTGGCGACAGCGTAAAGCTTTGGCAATGGCGGCGCGAGAGACACATCAATAA
- a CDS encoding assimilatory sulfite reductase (NADPH) flavoprotein subunit, producing the protein MNPIPNELTPHLAALTPVQLAWLSGYCWAKANGETHPDTLSGSLNMTSSANAESLNIHIVSASQTGNARGVAQQLSEKLTALGVAHQHSHAADFKPKSLAENDIVLLITSTQGEGEPPEEAVSLHKFLHGKKAPKLNELRFAVLGLGDSSYPKFCGAAREFDAKLADLGASRLMNLTECDLDFQAAAQNWVEQIGLQIKVLANSQNQNASQNLSGSLNASSSPENAFSKEKPFAATLLTRQKITGRGSDKDVRHIELDLSGSGMTYQVGDALGVWFSNDVDLVDEILNAVGLADDENLRDQLVHKMEITQNTPQFVKNYAAIAQNADLNQVIGDDVNAFVQANPIVGIVQKYPTKLSSEQLLGLLRPIAPRLYSISSAQDEVGEEVHLTVGALRYEHDGKIREGGASSFLARRAAEDGQIHVFVEQNPHFRLPENPATPIIMIGAGTGIAPFRAFVQQRAASEATGENWLIFGNPHASEDFLYQTEWQQFAKDGYLHRYHFAWSRDQAEKIYVQDKIRENAQLFWQWLQNGAHVYVCGDASKMAKDVERALIDVIESQGKMSRDDAEEWLDELRQNKRYQRDVY; encoded by the coding sequence ATGAACCCCATTCCAAATGAACTCACGCCCCACCTTGCCGCGCTCACGCCTGTTCAGTTGGCGTGGCTGTCGGGCTATTGCTGGGCAAAAGCCAATGGCGAAACGCACCCCGACACGCTTTCAGGCAGCCTGAATATGACATCAAGTGCAAACGCCGAATCTTTAAATATTCACATTGTTTCCGCATCGCAAACGGGCAATGCGCGTGGCGTTGCCCAACAATTAAGCGAAAAATTGACCGCTTTGGGTGTGGCGCATCAACACAGCCACGCGGCGGATTTCAAGCCCAAGTCTTTGGCAGAAAACGACATTGTTTTGCTGATTACGTCCACACAAGGCGAGGGCGAACCGCCCGAAGAAGCCGTAAGTTTGCACAAATTCTTGCACGGCAAAAAAGCCCCCAAATTGAATGAATTGCGTTTTGCTGTTTTGGGTTTGGGCGACAGTTCTTATCCGAAATTCTGCGGTGCTGCGCGTGAATTTGACGCGAAATTGGCGGATTTGGGCGCAAGCCGTTTGATGAATTTGACGGAATGCGATTTGGATTTTCAGGCTGCCGCGCAAAATTGGGTTGAACAAATCGGTTTGCAAATCAAAGTATTGGCAAATTCACAAAATCAAAATGCCAGCCAAAATCTTTCAGGCAGCCTGAATGCGAGTTCCTCGCCCGAAAATGCGTTTTCCAAAGAAAAACCGTTTGCCGCCACGCTTTTAACGCGCCAAAAAATCACAGGGCGCGGTTCGGACAAAGATGTGCGCCACATTGAATTGGATTTGTCGGGTTCGGGCATGACTTATCAAGTTGGCGATGCCTTGGGCGTTTGGTTCAGCAATGATGTTGATTTGGTTGATGAAATTTTGAATGCGGTGGGTTTGGCAGACGATGAAAATCTGCGCGACCAACTGGTTCACAAAATGGAAATCACGCAAAACACGCCCCAATTTGTGAAAAATTATGCGGCAATCGCCCAAAATGCTGATTTAAATCAAGTGATTGGCGATGATGTCAATGCTTTTGTGCAAGCCAATCCGATTGTGGGGATTGTGCAAAAATATCCGACAAAATTGTCGTCAGAACAATTACTTGGCTTGTTGCGACCGATTGCGCCGCGCTTGTATTCCATTTCGTCCGCGCAAGACGAGGTGGGCGAGGAGGTGCATTTGACGGTGGGTGCGTTGCGTTACGAACACGATGGCAAAATCCGCGAGGGTGGCGCATCCAGTTTTTTGGCGAGACGTGCCGCAGAAGATGGACAAATTCATGTTTTTGTGGAACAAAATCCGCATTTCAGGCTGCCCGAAAATCCTGCCACGCCCATTATCATGATTGGTGCTGGCACGGGCATTGCGCCATTTCGCGCCTTTGTGCAACAGCGTGCTGCCAGCGAAGCAACTGGCGAAAATTGGTTGATTTTTGGCAATCCACACGCCAGCGAAGATTTCTTGTACCAAACCGAGTGGCAACAATTTGCCAAAGACGGCTATTTGCACCGATACCATTTTGCGTGGTCGCGCGACCAAGCGGAAAAAATCTATGTGCAAGATAAGATTAGGGAAAATGCCCAATTATTCTGGCAATGGTTGCAAAATGGCGCACACGTTTATGTGTGTGGCGATGCCAGCAAAATGGCAAAAGACGTGGAACGCGCTTTAATTGATGTGATTGAATCACAAGGGAAAATGTCGCGCGATGACGCGGAAGAGTGGCTGGACGAATTGCGCCAGAATAAGCGGTATCAGCGTGATGTGTATTGA
- a CDS encoding NADH:flavin oxidoreductase/NADH oxidase family protein, translated as MLFQLFTFPNGTTTKNRFFKSAMEEQLAIDNQPTQALVNLYRTWALGGAGVLVTGNVMVSPNGKGSVGDVVVSDDRSLAMLKAWADAGKTANTLMIMQINHAGKQSPKAVNREPVAPSAVPLVGMDGFINPPRALQAVEIEKIIGEFITTAKIAEQAGFSGVQIHAAHGYLISQFLSPHHNQRNDDWGGSLANRMNFLLKIYQGIRENVRPDFLVGVKLNSADFQKGGFDENDSLAVVAKLSELGIDFIEISGGNYESPAMLAEKSSTRQREAFFLDYAEKSRKISQVPLIITGGFRSEMAMNDALKSGNLDLIGIARPLALIPDLPNQIQNGTYQTLTTNRIKTGLTPLDKKVGAVLEMDWYMAQMRLIGEGKSPNPKLSAWKVLFNTIVANGKAGLSTGRS; from the coding sequence ATGCTATTCCAACTTTTCACTTTCCCCAACGGCACCACCACCAAAAACCGCTTTTTCAAATCCGCAATGGAAGAACAGCTTGCCATAGACAATCAGCCGACCCAAGCCCTTGTCAATTTGTACCGCACTTGGGCATTGGGCGGGGCGGGCGTGCTGGTTACGGGCAATGTGATGGTGTCGCCAAACGGCAAAGGTTCGGTGGGCGATGTCGTGGTGTCGGACGACCGCTCGCTTGCTATGCTCAAAGCGTGGGCAGATGCTGGCAAAACCGCCAACACATTGATGATTATGCAAATCAACCACGCAGGCAAACAATCGCCCAAAGCGGTCAATCGTGAACCTGTCGCCCCAAGTGCCGTGCCACTGGTGGGAATGGACGGTTTTATCAATCCGCCAAGAGCCTTGCAAGCGGTTGAAATTGAAAAAATTATTGGCGAATTTATCACAACCGCCAAAATTGCTGAACAAGCTGGATTTAGTGGTGTGCAAATTCACGCTGCGCACGGTTATTTAATCAGCCAATTTTTGTCGCCACACCACAATCAGCGAAACGATGATTGGGGCGGAAGTTTGGCTAACCGAATGAATTTTTTATTAAAAATTTATCAAGGCATTCGTGAAAATGTCCGTCCTGATTTTTTGGTGGGCGTGAAATTAAATTCAGCCGATTTTCAAAAAGGCGGTTTTGATGAAAATGACAGTCTTGCCGTTGTTGCCAAACTGTCGGAATTGGGCATTGATTTTATTGAAATTTCTGGTGGAAACTACGAAAGCCCTGCTATGCTGGCTGAAAAATCCAGCACCCGTCAAAGGGAAGCATTTTTCCTAGATTATGCCGAAAAATCCCGAAAAATCAGCCAAGTTCCGCTCATCATCACAGGTGGATTTAGAAGTGAAATGGCAATGAATGATGCTTTAAAAAGTGGCAATTTAGATTTAATCGGCATTGCTCGTCCGCTTGCCTTAATCCCTGATTTGCCCAATCAAATCCAAAATGGCACATACCAAACGCTGACCACCAACCGCATTAAAACAGGCTTGACACCGCTTGATAAAAAAGTGGGAGCGGTTTTGGAAATGGATTGGTATATGGCTCAAATGCGTTTGATTGGCGAAGGTAAATCGCCCAATCCCAAATTGTCGGCTTGGAAAGTGTTGTTCAACACGATTGTGGCGAATGGGAAGGCTGGGCTTTCTACGGGGCGAAGTTAA
- a CDS encoding elongation factor 1-alpha C-terminal domain-related protein: MENNILRKPNLWQIPHIPDETLFRLPEKIATLQNRLKHIFQHHQNVKLANSLAVEDTVILHELAQMGANCVSFVLETGKLNAETLRLAQKLQTDYPNIPFEFYYPNQKDSDDYVKNFGEFAFYESVDLRKRCCFIRKIEPLNRALQGANAWLTGQRREQSITRQELDFQAALCWFDDTPLNPARKYWLKHGTQTVAAKIKQIEYVWDVQTLSRAQSADTLKINDIARVSIATQQPICATTYAENQATGAFILIDEATNHTVAAGMISGEDVLDTFEI; the protein is encoded by the coding sequence ATGGAAAACAATATCCTACGCAAACCCAATTTATGGCAAATCCCCCACATTCCTGATGAAACCCTTTTCAGGCTGCCTGAAAAAATCGCCACGCTACAAAATCGCCTGAAACACATTTTTCAACATCATCAAAATGTTAAATTGGCAAACAGCTTGGCGGTGGAAGACACCGTAATTTTGCACGAACTGGCGCAAATGGGCGCAAATTGCGTGAGTTTTGTTTTGGAAACAGGCAAATTGAACGCGGAAACTTTGCGCCTTGCCCAAAAATTGCAAACGGATTATCCCAATATTCCATTTGAATTTTACTATCCAAATCAAAAGGATAGCGATGATTATGTGAAAAATTTTGGCGAATTTGCCTTTTACGAAAGCGTGGATTTACGCAAACGATGTTGTTTTATCCGCAAAATTGAACCGCTCAATCGCGCATTACAAGGCGCAAACGCTTGGCTTACTGGGCAAAGGCGCGAACAATCCATTACACGCCAAGAGCTTGATTTTCAGGCAGCTTTGTGTTGGTTTGACGATACGCCGCTCAATCCTGCACGAAAATATTGGCTCAAACACGGCACGCAGACGGTCGCGGCAAAAATCAAGCAAATTGAATATGTGTGGGACGTGCAAACTTTAAGCCGCGCCCAGTCAGCAGATACTTTAAAAATCAATGATATTGCGCGTGTCAGCATTGCCACGCAACAGCCGATTTGTGCCACCACTTACGCAGAAAATCAGGCAACTGGCGCGTTTATTTTGATTGATGAAGCGACAAATCACACGGTGGCGGCAGGCATGATTTCGGGGGAAGATGTGTTGGATACGTTTGAAATTTAA
- a CDS encoding sulfate/molybdate ABC transporter ATP-binding protein, giving the protein MSIQIKNLNKHFGKFHALKDINLTADSGSLTALLGPSGCGKTTLLRIIAGLETATNGQILFDNQDVSHTPVRERQVGFMFQHYALFRHMNVADNIAFGLEVKPRATRPNKIQIKQTVDELLKLVQLEHLAKAYPAQLSGGQRQRIALARALATQPKLLLLDEPFGALDTKVRKELRAWLRQIQQKLGITTILVTHDQEEALEMADQIVIMNHGVVAKVGTGQDLYHAPNHVFVHEFLGETNAFEFAKIEQGKLHIGAYRETLNPPIHERQNVVAYVRPHALYLYTTQPENAIGLAKVVQIHHLGAMVRVATQLPESPKWFWSALSPAQWDDVNVQVGDAVWLLPQQTSVFRLPEMVEYVI; this is encoded by the coding sequence ATGTCTATCCAAATCAAAAACCTGAACAAACATTTCGGCAAATTCCACGCCTTAAAAGACATCAACCTAACCGCCGATTCAGGCAGCCTAACCGCCTTGCTGGGGCCAAGCGGTTGCGGCAAAACCACGCTGTTGCGGATTATCGCGGGCTTGGAAACCGCCACCAATGGACAAATTCTGTTTGACAATCAAGATGTTTCCCACACGCCTGTACGCGAACGGCAAGTGGGTTTCATGTTTCAACATTACGCGCTGTTTCGGCACATGAATGTGGCAGACAACATTGCTTTCGGTTTAGAAGTGAAACCACGCGCCACACGACCCAATAAAATTCAAATTAAACAAACAGTTGATGAATTGCTGAAATTGGTGCAGTTAGAACATTTGGCAAAAGCCTATCCAGCACAACTGTCGGGTGGACAACGCCAACGCATTGCACTTGCACGCGCTTTGGCAACCCAGCCCAAATTGCTTTTATTGGACGAACCTTTTGGGGCATTGGACACGAAAGTCCGCAAAGAATTGCGTGCTTGGTTGCGGCAAATTCAGCAAAAATTGGGCATCACCACCATTTTGGTTACGCACGACCAAGAAGAAGCATTGGAAATGGCAGACCAAATTGTGATTATGAATCATGGTGTTGTGGCGAAAGTTGGCACAGGACAAGATTTGTATCATGCACCAAATCATGTGTTTGTGCATGAATTTTTGGGCGAAACCAATGCCTTTGAATTTGCCAAAATTGAGCAAGGCAAATTGCACATTGGTGCTTACCGCGAAACGCTCAATCCCCCCATTCACGAACGGCAAAATGTGGTTGCCTATGTGCGCCCCCATGCCTTGTATTTGTACACCACGCAGCCTGAAAATGCCATTGGTTTGGCAAAAGTGGTGCAAATTCATCATCTTGGTGCGATGGTGCGCGTGGCAACGCAGCTACCCGAATCGCCCAAATGGTTTTGGTCGGCATTGTCGCCAGCGCAATGGGACGATGTGAATGTGCAAGTGGGCGATGCGGTGTGGTTGTTGCCGCAGCAAACCAGCGTGTTCAGGCTGCCTGAAATGGTGGAATATGTGATTTGA